Part of the bacterium genome, GTCTTGATTGGGGACGATCCTGTCGCTCTCGACCAGGCGGCGCTCGACATGGTCAATGCCGCCACACCTTTGCCAGACTCCCTCGCCTCGGACCTCGGCCTGAAGCCCGGCGGCAAACTCCTTGCCGACCTGCACAGGCCGGACCCGCAGCTTGGGATAGACGAGGCGGCTCGCCTCGGCCTCGGCCAAAAAGAATACGAGACCATCA contains:
- a CDS encoding 4Fe-4S ferredoxin, encoding VLIGDDPVALDQAALDMVNAATPLPDSLASDLGLKPGGKLLADLHRPDPQLGIDEAARLGLGQKEYETITLDDN